The stretch of DNA CAACAGCCGTTAGCCGTCCGGGCCGCATGTTGTTGGCAAACGCACAGGTTCACGACTACAATAAATGCACGGCAGCGCACGAGTGAACCAAAAAATGAACCAAACAAGCTATTTGGCTGCGCCGCGTGCACGTTTCCGCTCCTTCTGGACCAGCTGACAGCTATAAAAAGAGCCACACGGCTCATGTGAGGATGAACCTTTGGAAGAGTTCACCTGAGAAGCGGAAGGCGGCCGCGGTGACGCACGGAGCGCTCGTGCACGGCGATGCATGCACAACAGGAATCCTAGACCCCACCCTCACCGAAACGGACGGCGGTCACGGAGGTCGAAGGAAAAACGTGGAATAGGGACGTGAGCACGCGTCATTGGAAAGAACTGAATCAACCCCCATCTCCTCTGTGCTCATAATGGCTCTCCTCTATATGGAAAATGTGCCGGATCTATGGAAAACATCCCAAATGAGTTGCGCAACCGTCCCAGGTAATGGGGGCCACCCGTTCTTAACCCCGACTCTCCATTACACATCCACTCAGAGGGCTGTTACAGGGGACAAACACGCGAAAACAGACCGCGGAGCGCGTACGTGAGGGCTAACGAGTGGATAATGGCGGTCGGCCCATTATTCCCGTCACATCCGCGGTTTTCCGAGTCTTGGaaacagcagcactttggtTTTAGGGATGAGCCGTGGCAGGTTCGATACAGATGAATCCTGGATGTGGTCGTTCCGTTGATctcgtctccttttcttcttcttcttcttcgcccAGGTTTGCGTCATCGCTGCAGGGTGTGTACGGAGCTGATGTTGGGATGGAGAAGGACAACAGTGCTGACTAACTGTGCTTAATGCTTGGTAAGATATCAGTAAACAACGGGACACATAGCAATAGCAATCACAAACATGCTGCTAATCCCCGGCACTATTAAAACAGAATCCTCCcaaaagaacaaacaagaaCAGTTGTGCTTGAACGCACCGtctcctgacacacaaacacacacctcagtgTCCCAataaaagatgtgttttgttcTGCCAGAGCGACCGGCTGAGCGATTCTGGTCCCTGGGTGACGGATGTTCAGCCGGATTTCTGGTCAttgatgtgtgagtgtgtgtgtgtgtgagatgctgTAGGCTGCACGAATGTCCTCAGTTCAATGGAAACTCCATGGAGAGGAGGCCTCACAGGTATAGAGAGTCGAACCACACACATTCAGAACCTAACATGATCTTAGTTTTGGGGCCTTCACAGACGTGTCGACAGGGTTCCAACCTGTTTGTCCCTGGGCCATTCTGGTTCTGATGACCCGATCGTGTCTACTCACGCGCATTGGCCAGCGATGACATGTTGACACGGTTAAAAAAGTGAGAGATGAAAACATTCTGCCGACAGGGTTTCGCCTGCGGTTGGATTTTCCTGCACATTTCGAGAAAGATTCTTCTTAATCCCGCCGGCTTTTGCTAAAAGTCACCCTCTGTGATAAGCCGCGGGCCTCAGATGGACCCATGTGctggaaaataataaataaaacagcttatGTTTGGGCCGGTCTGTTCCTTCTACCCCCTCATTAGCGTCTTGGCTCAAATGCTCTTTGTGACTAACGCCTCAGTTTTTTATATATTAAATCTTTTCCCTTCGGTTAATGTGTAAGTAAAGAAGAGTTTTGCTCCTTTTCTTTGCCACAGCAACAGGTCCATAAATAACCACGTTCAAGCTAGCAGTTTTCATCCCTAAATTACCTGCCGAGCGTCTTATGGCTTCAGTGTATCCCTGTGTCATATCTGCACGCTAGTCAGCTAGCTTTGCTATAGTGCTGAGTTTGGGGCGCATTTTGCTTCAGACAGTTTGGAACCGTGTGCAATGATGCCGCCTTAGCGTGTCATTAGCATGTCATTAGCATGCTAAGACACAAGATACGGAGTCAAAACGTCAAAtgacattttgttttctttgagcaGCTAAACGAGGTTTTATCTCGCACTGTTTCAGCCCAGCAAATCAACACGGTATCAAGGCAACGTcgcagcgagtgtgtgtgtgtgtgtgtgtgtggtgtgtgtgtgggggggggtgtttgggtgCTGCCTATCTCTTCAGCTTAAAGAGGATAATTGTTCTCTGACCCTCTGACGTCCATCATCCTCTGCACAACAGCGGGCCGGCGGTGACTAACGCTGTTCAGGAGCTGCATCGCCTTCACACACCAGCTCCAGCgagccctcaaacacacacccacacgccgTCCGAGCGCCACGCACTCACGCTGAAACCTGTAACCctgcaaatacacacatttgTATGTTTAGTACCCACTCAGCGGAgtcatggctcactaatgcatGTAATTAGAGCTCTTTGATCAGCTTGTTTAGCCCTCAGGAAGTGCACTAAAGTCCTGAAATGCATTTACTGATGTATTCGTCATTCCTCCGCAGGCGCAGCCGTCAAAACAGGGAAAATCactttctattttattttgtttttcggTTTTTTGGGTCTTGTTTTTGTCCACAACTTTGAGGACTTTTCCACAGCTTGAGACCAAAGTCTCCACACTtccccgtgacctctgacctgccgcAATATTGCGGCACGGATCTCTCAGGAGCGGCGACCTGCCAGGTGGACACGCCAGGAAGACGGAGCTGGTCTGTTTTCTGTTGCAGGTTGCTAGGCTACGGTCctcggggatggggggggggttccataGGACGGCTCCAGCGTTGAGGTGTGTGTACGCCGCCACTTCAAAAGGCTCTGAAAACACACTCGGTGAACCACGGAGCCAGAAAACCGTCTAAATCCGGCCGTCAGGGGAGTTAAAGAACGctttgttcctgtttttgctgACGGCGCCGGGTGCAAGTCGCACCGGAAAACGTAGCCGCCCGAATCCTTAACGgccaattaaaaacagaaatagatTCACAGCCACACACCGGCGGTGGCGACGGGGTTCACAGGCCTTCCTGGTTCTCGTGTGCGTCGCTCTTTCCGGATTGCGACCACCTGTTCGCCTCACTGCCAAACTCGGGCGCCATTCACGACCCCTCCGCCGCCATCGGCGAGGAGGCTTCGGAGCGTTCCGGAAAGGAGCCGCGAGGCTCTGAAAGAGGAGCaacgctgcctcctcctgctgcagctcggCTCTGAACCTTCTGCCGGGACCCAACCCTCTGTCCTCCGACCTTCCCGGTTCTGGAGAACGTTGGCTGAACTCCTGACGGCCGCCTCGTGGGATCGAACAGGCTGTTCGGGCTGTTTAAACACTCCAGGCTCGGGTTATCTCCATTTTCTGACTGATTCTAAAAGCCGGACACCCAAACAGAGATAATGGAGGCAAGCGCTGGTTTTAAACAGTTTCCACATTGTTTTGATAACAACGgacatttcttcttctgcagtttCTCCCCCTCGGATGACCGGCCTCTTCGCTGTGGTCAGTCCTCCTCTGTACCCTCTGTACCGTGTTCTTCTGGGGCCAGGCCACAACACCTTCTCTCTTTCCCCAGATGGCCGCCAACGTCTCGTGTAGTGGACAGATCAGCTACGACGCCTTTGGTCAGAAGATACGCGTGAGGAACTCTGGGTTCGCCAGCAATGAAACCTTCTTCGTCGACCAGCTGATGCTTTTCCGCCAGGTAGCCGACGTTTAAATCATGTTTGTGAGCGTCTCCAGGCGGGCTTGAACTCTCTCTTTGTCTTAAAGCTGGGTTAGTTTGACGTGGGGGCTGAAGCTGTGAGGGACACGATGGAGAATTCTTGCTCTTTTCTTGTTCCAGAAAGTCTACTATGAGATCAACTGGAGGAAAATGTCCTGCAAGAAGAAGCCACTGGACACCGCCTTCATCCCCATGCAAGTTCCTTTTGATGCTCATGCGACCGGGCAGGTGTTCTtgggctcctcttcctcctggggGATGGGTGTTCTTGTTAACAACTGGTCTGGGAAGCTGCCCAACAACGGTGAGCCTGTTTTAATCAGAGGAACAGCATTTTAAGCTAGTTCCTCCGCTAAAAGGCGTAGGAGTCAGCCTTTCTGCCCCTCTGTGGTGTCTTCAGGCTATTACACGGGCGTCTTCACTGAGATCGGCTGCATCCCCATGACCTTCTTCTCCTATATGCCAACATCTGGATGGAGCATGATCAGGTGAGGCAGCCTCACCGAGCTTCCATTCAACCCAACGCTCCTCTCAAATGATTTGATTCTGGTTTGTATTTCAGCACCTTCAACTGGGTGTTGGGGAACACGAACCCCATGGACTTTGCTCCTCCTTCCTTTTGTGCCAAGTCCAAACTGGAGGTGACAGAAACACCAGACAACATGTTCACGGCTCTGCAGGCTCTGGCCTTGAAGACCAAGACGGGGGATTAAACATCTCAGCCAGCCGTTCcctcaaaaatgaataaattcatCTGGAAAGGAAATGTTTGCTTCCTGGTGTCGATGTTTACTATTTTAAGAATGATTCATCGTGTAAAAGACCtcccccccaaccaccccctGGTGGTCGGCTTCAGTAATGGGAGGAGCTGAGTgaagaaaaggtgaaaaaatGCTCAACACAAAACATGGTGCATATCATATTTATTTTCTAGGACAGAGATTCAATTCTGTTATTTTAAGGCTCTTGTGGGATCAGCGTGGATTCTAATTATTAAAGCAACCATTTTATATGAGGAAATTTGTGATTTTCACTGCAAAATTAACTAATGTCAATTAAGGTCAGACAGCTCAAACCGAAAGTAGAACAACAGCCACCAAAAAACAGGTATGAatcaaatagatttttttaaaatgtttatgtgCAGGTCCTTCTGATttgaattggattttttttaaatgctaatactggcacatttacagaaatgttGATTAATGTGTACTAttttttttcagattaaagAAACTGTTTTCCTTGAGTTGTCCAGATCCAGTGTATTAAAGTTCTGTTGATAGATGCACGCACAAAGGGCCCTTCCCAACCTAACAGGTGACGTTTCGGAATCAATTAGTGGGGAACCTTAATTGTCCTTGCAACCGACTCAACAGCGCCCCTCTGGTGGATTAGGGGAACTGCACCGTTCGCTTCGCTTCCTTGCAGAGGTTCCGAAAAGTTTTGCGTTATTTTCAAACCCAAATCCACCTTTTAGGCTCTCGGGTATTTTTTCCATGGAAGCTTTGTGCACCCTGGGATGGCAGCAAGCTCGGGAAAAGAATAAGACAAACTGCCGACAGAAGCCGATTCATCCAACAGCTGGAGCAAGTTTAACGGAAGCTTTCGAGGTGGATGTCCACGCTCGTGGACGATGTCTCAGCTGATTAACAACACGCGAGCTCTGGTGGACAGGTAGTTCGGCGTATTCCGTGGTTTCAGTCCAGCTGATATTTGGACTATATGGAGAAGGAGGCGGATTGTCTGGCGGAGGGGGACATTTTCATCGGTGAGCAATCTGGCAGCAAAGCACGTCCAGCTGGAGGACACATTTGCCGACATGGTGAACAGGTGGCGCGTTGCACAGATGATCCTGTCGGTGGCTTCCTCACCTGGACTGAAATTACGCGCGCTCACCGCGCAGGCGTCCTCAAGGGAGACGCAAATGGCCGCCCTGTCCCTCgacctgtccctccctgtccctgcaCCGTCATCTCCAGGACATCGACACAGTGAAGTTGGAGGGAAGGACTGATCCGTCCTTCCAACATCCCACTGAAGGTAAAAATGCGGTCAATCCGCTGGTTTAATGCCAAAGGTTTTGGTTATTTTAGTCGTTAGTTTTAAGCTCCTCCCAATGACAAAGACCCTGCAGCGTTTATGTTCTAACTTGTATATTTATTCCTCTttcttgtttctgttcttttgcTCAGTTAGTAATAAGAAACGTCCATTTCTCACTCCTGCACaatgctgctgtttcctgtttgtttgtttgtttgtttggtgttCTACGTGTTGTCGGTGCTAACATGCACCTGTAGCCTCCAGCAGGTTCGTGCTCTCTGTGTAGCTCATTCACAATCGTCATGGTGATTACGGTGTTGATCAGCTTGTTGTGATCCCAGGATGCACATCCCAGTTATTTGTGAGGGAGCGGCACGTGGTGCCAAGGTAGGGGGAGGTTCCGGTCGTTTTTGGGCTCTCGACTCGATCCCGATACCAAATAAACCCCGATACCTCCCATTAGGCGCCGATACGATACCTCCCATTAGGCCTACATTAAagttattaaaacaaaacaactgtaATTCATAGATGGATTACATGGGAAATAAGGGGATATTAATTATATTCTAATTCAAGAACTAGGCGTTTAAAGCAAAGTTCTGGAGCAGATCTTAAAGGTTTGAGCATTTCTGGTCGTTGACCAGACCAAAACACTCATAAAAAAGAGGCATCAGGCTTCTCTTTAGATTTAAAACAAGACACTGCAGCAGCGTTCCAACTCCACAACTGGCATCGAAATATCCGGCTGTTGCGTTTACTGTCATTCAAAAATGTAGTTATTTCGGGCGATCTTTCGCACTAGCATAGCTTGCTAAGCCTCAGAAGGTCGAATGGAAGAAGAATATAACCAGGATTCAAGGTGCAGATCATTGTAGTGAAGCCATTAAGGGGGTGACATTGTACCCTACTGGGCTCCCATTACGTTTAAAGATGGACCACCAAAGACTTGGTGGTTCCCTTTTGGAGAACCTGgagttcttcttctgtggaggTGACGCGAGATGGCCGTCGTAGCACGAGAGGACGTTCCTGTGCTCGCCAGCATTGTCACGTTCTTCGGAGGTTTGAGACGGAAACGTCTTTCCTGAACGTTCTCGGTGGAAGCTGATTCTCCGTCGTTGTGCTGCTCCGCAACTTCTGTGACGTCGCTGCTTCTGTCGAGGCTCCGGAGAGTcgctgggatgtcccctgggaTGCTCATGATGGGATGTCTGTCGTGGGCAGTCAGTGGGTTAATGTGTTTAAAGTGATTCAGATGGACCAGCTAATGCAACAATTGCTGATTATTTTACCGCTTCTGTGACATCTGGCCGCCCAGCCAGCTGTTCAAacacacctgcccccccccccccccctcacctgccccccccgGCCCTCTAACTGTATCAGCTTCTTTGGTTTTAACCACCTTTATTATCCTCCGCTGGGGGAGCAGGGAGCGCTAATGTTGGCCTCATGATGGCACTGACCCCTGGAGAGATAAGATGGGATATTTCGGGATATTTAAGAATTGATGGCTTCAGGAACCATCAGGAACCATCAGGAAGGGGAGTTTCAGCAGTGGGGGtggatgttgctgctgccgAATTCAAGATCTTGCTTTTTATACAAACATGCACGCAGTTAGGGGACCCTGAATGCACCACGCAGCCAGCAGAAGCGGCCGGTTTGTTTGAAACACGTTCCCGTCATTCAGCTGGGATTGAAAGCAGAGCAGAGGCCTTCGGTCACCGTGGCGCCGGGGTGCTGGGATGGCGTCATCAGGGACACACGTCCAGAATCTTTCGGATCAAAAGCAAACGTCTAAAAACTGGGAAGGCGGCTCAGGAGACTAAAGcctgtgatttattattttccccCTGAATCCAGTGTGATGCAGGTTTATCTCAGATCTGGTGGCGTTTTTAAGCGTTTTCCTAGTTTTTAACAGATCAGAACGAGAGGAAATGACCATCAGATTAATACTGACAGGAAATAACCTGCAGGTAATTTAATCGTACAGGGACTTCAACGAGGTGCTGTCGTTCAGTGgtcgttgttgttttttcctggaTATCTGCAGCTTATCTGGAGGGAGACAAACATCTGATTTCCCAACCAGATGTTCTGATCCCAGCTGTGGAATAAACCCTTTCCTCCAGCGGGTTTGCGTTCGTCCTAAGATTTTTCAATGAATTTTAAATTGTCCGCAatcttcctttcatttttcaaaGCCCGTATTATGGCACCTTCATATATATGTAATTACGTAACAttgtaggtcaaaggtcaaaggcccTCCGCAATCCATAATATCACCAAAACATAATGAGCTCTCACATTGTCCATTATCTAGATTTTCCGGAAATCTTCCTTCACGACAGATCCAGCGAGTTCTACCTGTTACCTTGGCGACGGTCGCATAGCTTCCTTGGCAGAGGCAGCATTGAGCTTATAGACATAAAAACCTTGTCAGGCTCCCTTTTTATACACTTCTCTTAAATACCTAATCATAGAGGTTAGGCTATACACATGCACATGTTTACATCTGCTTTTGTTTATTTACCTTTCATAtctttttaaattgagaaaTCTGTTTTTCCACCATGTTAAATGGCCTCGTATCAGCTTAGAAGTTTAGTTGCAGTTTAGCTTCTCCTAGCAACGGCGCCTTACTGCCCCCCACAGGTTACAGAGATATTTGAATAGCTCGCAGACAATTTGGGCCTTTCTGAAAGTCTTTAACGAGAATAGTTTGTGCAGTTTTTGCCTTTATCAAATGCCTGTTTACCACTGGACACTGGAAAAGCATTTCAGTGGTTAGAATGggaattattaataataacaataaggaTTAATCATGTGAAAGCGCCCCTAAAACAAGCGTGGTCCGAGCtttgtcgccccctggtggccggctgAATGTGTGCAGGAATAAAgctcaacacaacacaaaacctGGTGCatatcatatttattttattttctagtACACATATTAAATAATTAGCCATTTTCTTTAGGATCTCTTGGCATCGATGTGGCTTCTAATTAATAAACCAACCATTTTTAATAAGGAAATATATTATTTCAGTGCAAAATTAGCTAATGTCAATTAAATTAAGACAACCTAAAgtagaacaaaaataaattaaaaaagaaaacagtggtTAACATgtacaaataaaatgaaatctttAGAAAATGTTTACGTGCAGGTCCCTTTGCTTTGCattgaagcccccccccctcacagacAGCATATAAACATCCGTATTATGGAAGCCAAAGTCCTGTCCCCCGTGTTAATGGCAACATGATGTGGATTTTAGGATTCTGTCAAAGATTCTGTACAGCCTCgtttttaaaaaacccagaggaggaaagagaaatcCAGAATAAAAGAACCAGTTTTAGTGGAGTCGTCCCAACCTGATCCGAGGAATCGGACCAGGCCCAAATACCAGG from Takifugu flavidus isolate HTHZ2018 unplaced genomic scaffold, ASM371156v2 ctg241, whole genome shotgun sequence encodes:
- the LOC130519898 gene encoding ependymin-like; protein product: MLVSPPRMTGLFAVMAANVSCSGQISYDAFGQKIRVRNSGFASNETFFVDQLMLFRQKVYYEINWRKMSCKKKPLDTAFIPMQVPFDAHATGQVFLGSSSSWGMGVLVNNWSGKLPNNGYYTGVFTEIGCIPMTFFSYMPTSGWSMISTFNWVLGNTNPMDFAPPSFCAKSKLEVTETPDNMFTALQALALKTKTGD